In Clupea harengus chromosome 25, Ch_v2.0.2, whole genome shotgun sequence, one genomic interval encodes:
- the LOC105900653 gene encoding methionine-R-sulfoxide reductase B2, mitochondrial-like encodes MARMVSRFCQLLGKVPVKCPLPQRSVVLMRSLGTTSGLRSLTRYDQSGGSTDWKKKLTPEQYTMTRERGTEEPFSGLYLSHTEEGMYHCVCCDTPLFSSASKFNSGTGWPSFTEAHGTWEQDESHANILRRPDNSLGSTATEVICKQCDAHLGHVFDDGPEPSGHRFCINSIALNFTPSAKK; translated from the exons ATGGCTCGGATGGTCAGTCGCTTCTGTCAGCTGCTTGGTAAAGTGCCTGTCAAATGTCCTCTCCCCCAGAGGAGTGTGGTGTTGATGCGATCGCTTGGCACAACCTCTG GCCTGAGGTCACTGACACGCTACGATCAGTCAGGCGGGAGCACAGACTGGAAGAAGAAGCTCACTCCAGAACAGTACACGATGACAAGAGAACGAGGAACAGAAGAG CCTTTCAGTGGCCTCTACCTAAGCCACACGGAAGAGGGCATGTaccactgtgtctgctgtgacACTCCTCTCTTTAG ctctgcaTCTAAATTTAATTCGGGGACAGGATGGCCATCTTTCACTGAGGCCCATGGAACATGGGAGCAAGATGAAAGTCATGCCAACATTCTGCGTCGCCCTGACAACTCACTAGGTAGCACAGCAACAGAAGTTATTTGTAAGCAG TGTGATGCTCATCTCGGTCACGTGTTCGACGACGGGCCAGAGCCCTCAGGCCACCGCTTCTGCATTAACAGCATTGCACTCAACTTCACACCAAGTGCTAAGAAATAA
- the dnajc1 gene encoding dnaJ homolog subfamily C member 1: MTSSWVPTCVLLFCLSIGKPIPTVAWDADLELFDLVEEIPQTFYEFLSVDKDATSADIRKAYRRLSLVLHPDKNKDENAETQFRQLVAIYEVMKDEERRQSYDDILINGLPDWRQPVFYYRRVRKMSNAELGFLLFLILTVGHYAVIWSIYLEKQLDELLSKKKKEKKKRMSNKGMEEVKNVAQEKNERPFDKPQWHDILPLKVSIWLYFSVKSIPHVIQEVKQYYEEYKEMKIKEQEEAEALAAEEAQQKEKRPKVKKPKIEFPVYEPSISDVTFAAPYDQGTSIEDIEDQMDDWLEEKKSQRKKTPEWTEEDVSQLSRCMVKFPGGTPGRWEKIAHELGRSVSEVTAKVKQLKDNITITPGLVKLSDLKVASGVGKVSKTKAVVPDNIATQREEPPPVEEQTAEPAGGEEAEGKGLRRRGKKITAGAGGESGGGGGGGGTGEDKPIRSRRQRDFDPEAVDEDSEEDRGPQASAQQKEKASAAAEDVWTQNQQKLLELALQQYPRGTTERWDRIAKVVPGKSKEECMIRYKLLAELILKRKQAKS; the protein is encoded by the exons ATGACCTCATCATGGGTCCCAAcatgtgttttgcttttctgCCTTTCTATCGGGAAACCAATCCCCACAGTTGCATGGGATGCAGACCTGGAGCTGTTCGATCTCGTTGAAGAAATACCGCAAACATTCTATGAATTCTTGTCTGTGGATAAG GATGCTACATCTGCGGACATTAGGAAGGCCTATCGAAGGCTTTCCCTCGTACTGCACCCAGACAAGAACAAAGATGAAAATGCAGAAACCCAATTTAGACAG CTTGTGGCCATTTATGAGGTCATGAAGGATGAGGAAAGGAGACAGAG CTACGATGACATTCTGATCAATGGACTTCCTGATTGGAGACAGCCAGTGTTCTACTACCGTCGCGTGAGGAAGATGAGCAATGCAGAACTaggcttcctcctcttcctgattTTGACAGTCGGTCACTACGCAGTCATCTGGTCTATTTATCTGGAGAAGCAGCTG gatgAACTTCTGagcaaaaagaagaaagagaaaaagaaaaggatgagCAACAAGGGCATGGAGGAAGTGAAGAATGTTGCCCAGGAGAAGAATGAGCG ACCCTTTGATAAACCCCAGTGGCACGATATCCTGCCACTCAAGGTTAGCATCTGGCTGTACTTCTCCGTGAAGTCCATCCCGCATGTCATTCAGGAAGTGAAACAATACTATGAGGAGTATAAAGAAATGAAGATCAAAGAGCAGGAAGAAGCTGAGGCCTTGGCAGCAGAGGAGGCCCAACAAA AAGAAAAGCGTCCCAAAGTGAAGAAGCCTAAGATCGAGTTCCCTGTCTATGAGCCCAGCATCTCAGATGTGACCTTTGCAGCACCATACGATCAGGGAACGTCCATTGAAGACATAGAGGACCAGATGGATGACTGGCTGGAGGAAAAGAAATctcagagaaagaaa ACACCGGAGTGGACAGAGGAGGACGTCAGCCAGCTGAGCCGCTGTATGGTGAAGTTTCCAGGGGGCACCCCGGGGCGGTGGGAGAAGATTGCCCACGAGCTGGGCAGATCCgtgtcagag GTGACTGCAAAGGTCAAACAACTTAAAGACAACATCACCATCACACCAG GGCTGGTGAAGCTGTCCGATCTGAAAGTGGCCTCAGGAGTGGGGAAAGTCTCCAAAACAAAGGCAGTAGTGCCCGACAACATCGCCACGCAGCGCGAGGAACCTCCACCAGTGGAGGAGCAAACAGCAGAGCCTGCGGGCGGCGAGGAGGCCGAGGGGAAGGGCCTGAGGCGGAGGGGAAAGAAGATCACCGCAGGGGCGGGAGGGGAGAGCGgtggaggcggcggcggcggcggcactGGGGAGGACAAGCCCATCAGGAGCCGCCGCCAAAGGGACTTTGACCCAGAGGCCGTGGACGAGGACAGTGAAGAGGACAGGGGGCCGCAAGCGTCGGCGCAGCAGAAGGAGAAAGCCAGTGCTGCTGCAGAGGACGTGTGGACCCAGAACCAGCAGAAGCTTCTGGAACTGGCCCTGCAGCAGTACCCACGAGGCACCACAGAGCGCTGGGACAGGATCGCCAAAGTGGTGCCCGGAAAGAGCAAG GAGGAGTGTATGATACGTTACAAGTTGCTGGCTGAACTCATTCTGAAACGGAAGCAAGCGAAGAGCTAA
- the pip4k2ab gene encoding phosphatidylinositol 5-phosphate 4-kinase type-2 alpha isoform X1, protein MASVASNLAASIASKTKTKKKHFVAQKVKLFRASDPLLSVLMWGVNHSINELIHIPIPVMLMPDDFKANSKIKVDNHLFNKENMPSHFKFKEYCPLVFRNLRERFSIDDQEYQNSVTRSAPIPSDAQGRSGARFHTSCDKRYVIKIITSEDVAEMHNILKKYHQYIVECHGNTLLPQFLGMYRLTVDGDETYMIVTRNVFSHRLAVYKKYDLKGSTVSREATEKEKQPRPPAEEGAPAPPKSRMSQKLQTIRIATRFYCAIKHTKELPTYKDNDFINDGQKIWIDEESKKMFLERLKNDVEFLSQLKLMDYSLLVGIHDVERGEQEQPEEESEDNDAGEEEGAESDGGATGTPPDSPSNTLDSRKPLGPGEFDPTIDVYAIRSHDNAPKREVYFMGVIDILTPYDAKKKAAHAAKTVKHGAGAEISTVNPEQYSKRFYDFITTIMS, encoded by the exons ATGGCTTCTGTCGCTAGCAACCTTGCTGCATCAATTGCCAGTAAAACCAAAACGAAGAAGAAACATTTCGTGGCTCAGAAAGTGAAATTATTTCGCGCCAGTGACCCGCTTCTCAGCGTACTAATGTGGGGTGTAAACCATTCG aTTAATGAGCTCATTCACATCCCGATCCCCGTCATGCTGATGCCTGATGACTTCAAAGCCAACTCGAAGATCAAGGTGGACAACCACCTCTTCAACAA GGAAAACATGCCAAGCCATTTCAAATTCAAGGAGTACTGTCCCCTTGTCTTCCGGAATCTCAGGGAGAGGTTCTCTATTGATGACCAGGAGTATCAG AACTCTGTGACTCGGAGCGCTCCTATCCCCAGCGATGCTCAGGGCCGCAGTGGTGCTCGCTTCCACACGTCCTGCGACAAGAGGTACGTCATCAAGATCATCACCAGCGAGGACGTGGCCGAGATGCACAACATCCTCAAGAAGTACCACCAG TACATTGTGGAGTGCCATGGCAACACGCTGCTCCCTCAGTTCCTGGGCATGTACCGCCTCACTGTGGACGGGGATGAGACATACATGATTGTCACACGCAACGTGTTCAGCCACCGCCTGGCCGTCTACAAAAAATATGACCTCAAG GGGTCTACTGTGTCCAGAGAGGCTACTGAAAAGGAAAAG CAACCACGCCCGCCCGCCGAGGAGGGTGCTCCGGCTCCGCCCAAGTCTCGCATGAGCCAAAAGCTGCAAACCATCCGGATCGCCACGCGATTTTACTGTGCCATCAAACAC ACTAAAGAGCTCCCTACATACAAAGACAATGACTTCATCAATGATGGCCAGAAGATCTGGATCGATGAGGAAAGCAAAAAGATGTTCCTGGAGCGGCTAAAGAATGACGTTGAG TTTCTGTCCCAGCTCAAGCTGATGGACTACAGCCTGCTGGTGGGCATCCATGACGTGGAGCggggggagcaggagcagcccgaggaggagagcgaggacAACGACGCCGGGGAGGAGGAAGGGGCCGAGAGTGACGGGGGAGCGACGGGCACCCCTCCGGACAGCCCCAGCAACACCCTGGACAGCAGAAAGCCGTTGGGGCCTGGCGAGTTTGACCCCACCATCGACGTGTACGCCATCCGGAGTCATGACA ATGCTCCTAAGCGAGAGGTGTACTTCATGGGAGTGATTGACATCCTCACACCATACGACGCAAAGAAGAAAGCAGCTCACGCAGCCAAAACAGTAAAGCATGGG GCTGGTGCAGAAATTTCAACCGTCAACCCTGAGCAATATTCCAAGAGGTTCTACGAtttcatcaccaccatcatgtCCTAA
- the bmi1b gene encoding polycomb complex protein BMI-1-B, with protein MMHRTTRIKITELNPHLMCVLCGGYFIDATTIVECLHSFCKMCIVRYLETSKFCPICDVQVHKTKPLLNIRSDKTLQDIVYKLVPGLFKTEMKRRRDFYAEHPSDDAANGSHEDRGEVADEDKRIITDDEIISLSIEFFDQNKEEKSVEARSGTKESVKRYLQCPAAMTIMHLRKFLRSKMDVPCTFQIDVMYEDEPLKDYYTLMDIAYIYTWRRNGPLPLKYRVRPSCKKMKLSGPREELLSSGSAESRPEVETDSGSDKPNSPATIDPSNCSSPPIPSAAVQSACSGLSHISTINGLPSSTTTTTTTSSSGPTNRQPPMNSKSCKSSAVIGSLTSGMT; from the exons ATGATGCACAGAACAACGAGAATTAAGATAACAGAACTGAATCCCCActtgatgtgtgttttatgcgGAGGTTACTTCATAGATGCCACAACCATTGTTGAATGTCTACATTCCT TTTGCAAAATGTGTATTGTGAGGTATCTGGAGACCAGCAAGTTCTGCCCTATTTGTGATGTGCAGGTCCACAAAACAAAACCTTTGCTGAATATAAG GTCTGACAAGACTCTTCAAGACATTGTGTACAAGTTGGTCCCAGGCCTGTTCAAAA CTGAAATGAAACGGAGACGAGATTTCTACGCTGAACATCCATCAGATGACG CTGCAAATGGATCACatgaagacagaggagaggtggcTGATGAGGACAAGAGAATAATTACAGACGATGAGATTATCAGCCTGTCCATAGAGTTCTTTGACCAAAACAA aGAAGAAAAGTCTGTGGAGGCTAGAAGTGGCACTAAAGAG aGTGTGAAGAGGTACTTGCAGTGTCCAGCTGCAATGACTATCATGCATCTAAGAAAATTCCTGCGGAGTAAAATGGACGTACCATGTACCTTTCAG ATTGATGTTATGTATGAAGATGAACCACTGAAAGATTACTACACATTAATGGACATTGCTTATATTTACACGTGGAGAAGG AATGGACCCCTGCCCCTGAAGTACAGAGTGCGGCCCAGCTGTAAGAAGATGAAGCTCAGCGGTCCCCGAGAAGAGCTGCTGAGCAGTGGCAGCGCCGAGAGCCGCCCGGAGGTGGAGACTGACTCTGGCAGCGATAAGCCCAACAGCCCTGCCACCATAGACCCCTCCAACTGCTCCTCGCCACCCATCCCCAGCGCTGCTGTCCAGTCTGCCTGCTCGGGCCTCTCACACATCTCCACCATCAACGGCCTAccttcctccaccaccaccactactaccacCAGCAGTTCTGGCCCAACAAACAGACAGCCACCCATGAACAGCAAATCCTGCAAGTCCTCCGCTGTGATTGGCTCCCTCACCTCTGGGATGACTTGA
- the pip4k2ab gene encoding phosphatidylinositol 5-phosphate 4-kinase type-2 alpha isoform X2, whose amino-acid sequence MASVASNLAASIASKTKTKKKHFVAQKVKLFRASDPLLSVLMWGVNHSINELIHIPIPVMLMPDDFKANSKIKVDNHLFNKENMPSHFKFKEYCPLVFRNLRERFSIDDQEYQNSVTRSAPIPSDAQGRSGARFHTSCDKRYVIKIITSEDVAEMHNILKKYHQYIVECHGNTLLPQFLGMYRLTVDGDETYMIVTRNVFSHRLAVYKKYDLKGSTVSREATEKEKTKELPTYKDNDFINDGQKIWIDEESKKMFLERLKNDVEFLSQLKLMDYSLLVGIHDVERGEQEQPEEESEDNDAGEEEGAESDGGATGTPPDSPSNTLDSRKPLGPGEFDPTIDVYAIRSHDNAPKREVYFMGVIDILTPYDAKKKAAHAAKTVKHGAGAEISTVNPEQYSKRFYDFITTIMS is encoded by the exons ATGGCTTCTGTCGCTAGCAACCTTGCTGCATCAATTGCCAGTAAAACCAAAACGAAGAAGAAACATTTCGTGGCTCAGAAAGTGAAATTATTTCGCGCCAGTGACCCGCTTCTCAGCGTACTAATGTGGGGTGTAAACCATTCG aTTAATGAGCTCATTCACATCCCGATCCCCGTCATGCTGATGCCTGATGACTTCAAAGCCAACTCGAAGATCAAGGTGGACAACCACCTCTTCAACAA GGAAAACATGCCAAGCCATTTCAAATTCAAGGAGTACTGTCCCCTTGTCTTCCGGAATCTCAGGGAGAGGTTCTCTATTGATGACCAGGAGTATCAG AACTCTGTGACTCGGAGCGCTCCTATCCCCAGCGATGCTCAGGGCCGCAGTGGTGCTCGCTTCCACACGTCCTGCGACAAGAGGTACGTCATCAAGATCATCACCAGCGAGGACGTGGCCGAGATGCACAACATCCTCAAGAAGTACCACCAG TACATTGTGGAGTGCCATGGCAACACGCTGCTCCCTCAGTTCCTGGGCATGTACCGCCTCACTGTGGACGGGGATGAGACATACATGATTGTCACACGCAACGTGTTCAGCCACCGCCTGGCCGTCTACAAAAAATATGACCTCAAG GGGTCTACTGTGTCCAGAGAGGCTACTGAAAAGGAAAAG ACTAAAGAGCTCCCTACATACAAAGACAATGACTTCATCAATGATGGCCAGAAGATCTGGATCGATGAGGAAAGCAAAAAGATGTTCCTGGAGCGGCTAAAGAATGACGTTGAG TTTCTGTCCCAGCTCAAGCTGATGGACTACAGCCTGCTGGTGGGCATCCATGACGTGGAGCggggggagcaggagcagcccgaggaggagagcgaggacAACGACGCCGGGGAGGAGGAAGGGGCCGAGAGTGACGGGGGAGCGACGGGCACCCCTCCGGACAGCCCCAGCAACACCCTGGACAGCAGAAAGCCGTTGGGGCCTGGCGAGTTTGACCCCACCATCGACGTGTACGCCATCCGGAGTCATGACA ATGCTCCTAAGCGAGAGGTGTACTTCATGGGAGTGATTGACATCCTCACACCATACGACGCAAAGAAGAAAGCAGCTCACGCAGCCAAAACAGTAAAGCATGGG GCTGGTGCAGAAATTTCAACCGTCAACCCTGAGCAATATTCCAAGAGGTTCTACGAtttcatcaccaccatcatgtCCTAA